The following are encoded together in the Candidatus Methylacidiphilales bacterium genome:
- the recR gene encoding recombination mediator RecR, translated as MPSSVTRLIDALSQLPGIGPKSASRLAFFLLRSPAETSLALAEALRDLKARIRLCSVCFNITEDNPCMICAGSGRDHGMICVVEEPLDVAAIERSRIYRGVYHVLHGVISPIDGIGPDDLRIEELVGRVRQAVEAGQPVREVILATNPTVEGEMTASFIQRKLAGLGVSMTRLARGLPVGGDLEYADEVTISRALEGRQPM; from the coding sequence TTGCCATCCTCGGTTACGCGCTTGATTGATGCGCTGTCGCAGCTCCCCGGGATCGGACCAAAGTCAGCATCGCGATTGGCGTTCTTCCTGTTGCGCTCGCCTGCCGAAACCTCGTTGGCTTTGGCTGAGGCGCTGCGCGATCTAAAGGCGCGGATACGACTTTGCTCGGTATGCTTCAACATTACTGAAGACAATCCATGCATGATCTGCGCGGGTTCTGGCCGAGACCATGGCATGATTTGCGTAGTGGAAGAACCACTTGATGTTGCAGCCATCGAGCGATCGCGGATTTATCGCGGCGTCTACCATGTCTTGCATGGCGTAATCTCACCGATCGATGGGATTGGTCCTGATGATCTGCGCATCGAGGAGCTAGTTGGAAGAGTACGCCAAGCGGTGGAGGCCGGGCAGCCAGTGCGCGAGGTTATTCTTGCAACCAACCCAACCGTCGAAGGTGAAATGACTGCTTCGTTTATCCAGCGCAAGCTGGCTGGGCTAGGGGTGAGCATGACTAGGCTAGCACGTGGCTTGCCCGTTGGTGGCGACTTGGAATACGCCGATGAGGTGACGATCAGCCGGGCCTTAGAAGGGCGGCAGCCCATGTAG